In a single window of the Metopolophium dirhodum isolate CAU chromosome 2, ASM1992520v1, whole genome shotgun sequence genome:
- the LOC132937857 gene encoding ephrin type-B receptor 1-B isoform X5, translating into MHKYHQQHHYGDSNHHHHRHNHHYINRHHRCCLTAVFLLLAVAIVSPGRAEHVVLLDTTTEPSLRWTTYPYGPDANAAGWVEESYINFEKGINWRSYVVCDVTKQNVNNWVWTPFIERGLANLIYIEVKFTIRDCSLFPGYALSCKETFSLLYYEFDVATREPPPWEPDSYKSVGRIAAGEGRFNANNEVVINTETKAVKVTKKGVYFAFRDQGACISIMAVKVYYIVCPEVVINFANFSATPTARELTQIEHATGKCVDNAEVVGGGAPTYLCKGDGKWYLPSGGCKCKAGFEADIEAQTCIICPPGKYKYGVGDDKCQPCPAHSKAPDQGMSECRCNTGYYRSPKDPKSVPCTQPPSAPQNLTVNFVDQSTVTLSWNPPNFLGGRTDIVYRVTCDMCGPSVVFMPNNEVFNDTKITISGLSPVTTYKFHVWAENGVSNLTSSENRQFVDIAVTTTEASVKSASVNNVRVMLVKASEITLSWDPPMASFFDSGDDDASVEVYEVKFYPRGDESNVSNKLTADRHMVFTALRPKTDYGFQVRAKTAHGWGEYSPTIYKTTGQLLGSAYIGDEDNMEVRIIAGATVAVVVVLVVVIIMTVLFLRSRSNDECNKKQPSDCDTLEYRNGEVHCNLDNPPIVATHTSSMTTPLFTQVGSTTSRSYIDPHTYEDPNQAVKEFAREIDASYITIEAIIGGGEFGDVCRGKLKVLGSPSVEVDVAIKTLKPGSTDKARNDFLTEASIMGQFEHPNVIFLQGVVTRSNPVMIITEYMENGSLDTFLRANDGKFQVLQLVGMLRGIASGMQYLSEMNYVHRDLAARNVLVNAQLVCKIADFGLSREIESTTEGAYTTRFSNFQGGKIPVRWTAPEAIAFRKFTSASDVWSFGIVVWEVMSYGERPYWNWSNQDVIKSIEKGYRLPAPMDCPETIYQLMLDCWQKERTHRPMFLSIVKTLDKLIRCPDTLRRIAQNRSVNPLSSDAPDMTQFGSVNEWLCSIKMARYLDNFEQAGIVSPKAVARLTVADLTALGITLVGHQKKIMNSIQAMRAQFSANLSEGFLV; encoded by the exons TGGGTAGAAGAGAGCTACATAAATTTTGAAAAGGGCATCAACTGGCGGTCGTACGTCGTGTGCGATGTCACCAAGCAAAATGTCAACAATTGGGTGTGGACGCCTTTCATCGAGCGCGGTCTTGCCAATCTCATTTACATCGAAGTCAAGTTTACCATCCGAGACTGTTCGCTGTTCCCGGGGTACGCGCTCTCGTGCAAAGAAACGTTTTCACTGCTCTACTATGAGTTTGACGTGGCCACTAGGGAACCACCGCCTTGGGAACCCGACAGCTATAAATCTGTTG GTCGGATAGCCGCCGGTGAGGGGAGGTTCAACGCTAATAATGAAGTGGTGATCAATACTGAGACAAAAGCCGTGAAAGTTACCAAAAAAGGAGTGTACTTTGCCTTCAGGGACCAGGGTGCGTGCATTTCCATCATGGCCGTCAAG GTGTATTACATCGTGTGCCCAGAAGTTGTGATAAACTTTGCAAACTTCTCAGCTACTCCAACTGCTAGAGAACTTACCCAAATCGAACATGCCACAGGCAAATGTGTAGATAATGCTGAAGTGGTAGGAGGCGGTGCTCCAACTTACCTGTGCAAAGGAGACGGAAAATGGTATTTGCCGTCAGGTGGATGCAAGTGCAAAGCTGGTTTTGAAGCAGACATAGAAGCGCAAACTTGTATAA TCTGTCCTCCGGGCAAGTACAAATACGGCGTCGGGGACGACAAGTGTCAGCCGTGTCCGGCGCACAGCAAAGCACCCGACCAGGGGATGTCCGAGTGCAGGTGCAACACCGGATACTACAGGTCGCCCAAAGATCCGAAATCGGTACCGTGCACGC agCCGCCGTCAGCACCGCAAAACTTGACAGTCAACTTTGTGGACCAGTCGACTGTGACCCTGTCGTGGAACCCCCCGAACTTCCTCGGTGGCAGGACCGATATCGTGTACAGGGTGACGTGCGACATGTGCGGTCCGTCCGTTGTGTTCATGCCTAACAac GAGGTGTTCAACGATACCAAGATAACGATAAGTGGTTTGAGTCCGGTAACAACTTACAAGTTTCACGTATGGGCCGAAAACGGTGTCAGTAATCTCACGTCGTCCGAGAACCGGCAATTCGTCGACATAGCCGTGACCACTACCGAAGCTTCCGTGAAGTCCGCGTCTGTCAACAATGTTCGTGTCATGTTGGTCAAGGCGTCCGAGATCACGCTGTCTTGGGACCCGCCCATGGCGAGTTTCTTTGATTCTGGAGATGACGACGCTTCCGTCGAAGTGTACGAA GTGAAGTTCTATCCCCGAGGTGATGAGTCAAACGTCAGTAACAAACTCACCGCCGACAGGCATATGGTGTTTACGGCACTCAGGCCCAAGACGGACTACGGATTCCAGGTGCGAGCGAAGACCGCTCACGGCTGGGGCGAGTACAGCCCGACCATTTACAAAACGACGGGGCAATTGCTCGGAAGCG CCTACATCGGTGACGAAGACAACATGGAAGTTAGGATAATCGCAGGTGCCACGGTCGCGGTAGTGGTTGTCTTAGTGGTTGTCATCATCATGACGGTATTGTTCTTAAGGAG CCGGAGTAATGATGAATGTAACAAAAAACAACCAAGCGATTGCGACACGTTAGAATACAGAAACGGAGAAG TGCATTGCAATTTGGACAATCCTCCCATAGTTGCCACTCACACTAGCAGCA TGACCACACCTCTGTTCACACAAGTTGGCTCGACCACGTCTAGATCGTATATTGACCCGCATACATACGAAGACCCGAATCAAGCAGTTAAAGAGTTCGCAAGAGAAATTGATGCTTCGTATATCACCATCGAAGCAATAATCG GTGGTGGAGAATTTGGGGACGTATGTCGGGGAAAATTAAAAGTTCTCGGATCTCCTTCCGTCGAAGTCGATGTAGCCATCAAGACTCTGAAACCTGGAAGTACGGACAAAGCCCGCAACGATTTTCTGACCGAGGCTTCAATCATGGGACAATTTGAACACCCCAATGTGATATTCCTACAAGGCGTTGTCACCCGATCAAACCCGGTGATGATTATCACCGAATACATGGAAAACGGTTCATTGGATACGTTTCTGAGA gcCAATGACGGAAAGTTTCAAGTCCTACAGTTGGTCGGCATGTTGCGGGGCATCGCGTCCGGCATGCAGTACCTCAGCGAAATGAACTACGTGCACCGTGACCTGGCTGCGCGCAACGTACTAGTCAACGCACAGCTGGTGTGCAAAATAGCAGATTTCGGTCTGAGCCGAGAGATCGAAAGCACTACCGAAGGGGCGTACACGACGAGG TTTTCGAATTTCCAGGGCGGTAAGATACCGGTCCGGTGGACCGCACCCGAAGCCATAGCGTTCCGTAAGTTCACCTCCGCGTCCGACGTATGGTCGTTCGGTATTGTAGTATGGGAGGTGATGTCGTACGGCGAACGTCCGTACTGGAACTGGAGTAACCAGGATGTAATCAAGTCCATCGAAAAAGGTTACCGGTTACCAGCGCCCATGGACTGTCCGGAAACCATATACCAGTTGATGTTGGACTGCTGGCAAAAGGAGAGAACGCACCGGCCTATGTTCTTGTCTATCGTAAAAACGCTCGACAAGCTCATAAGGTGTCCGGACACGCTCAGGCGAATCGCCCAGAATag GTCCGTAAACCCACTGAGCTCGGACGCGCCGGACATGACCCAATTCGGTTCGGTGAACGAGTGGCTGTGCTCGATAAAGATGGCCAGGTACCTGGACAACTTCGAACAGGCGGGCATCGTGAGCCCGAAAGCGGTAGCCCGACTGACTGTAGCTGACCTGACGGCGCTGGGCATCACGCTGGTCGGCCACCAGAAGAAGATCATGAACAGCATCCAGGCCATGCGGGCGCAGTTCTCGGCCAACCTGTCCGAGGGCTTTCTCGTGTGA
- the LOC132937857 gene encoding ephrin type-B receptor 1-B isoform X4 — MHKYHQQHHYGDSNHHHHRHNHHYINRHHRCCLTAVFLLLAVAIVSPGRAEHVVLLDTTTEPSLRWTTYPYGPDANAAGWVEESYINFEKGINWRSYVVCDVTKQNVNNWVWTPFIERGLANLIYIEVKFTIRDCSLFPGYALSCKETFSLLYYEFDVATREPPPWEPDSYKSVGRIAAGEGRFNANNEVVINTETKAVKVTKKGVYFAFRDQGACISIMAVKVYYIVCPEVVINFANFSATPTARELTQIEHATGKCVDNAEVVGGGAPTYLCKGDGKWYLPSGGCKCKAGFEADIEAQTCIICPPGKYKYGVGDDKCQPCPAHSKAPDQGMSECRCNTGYYRSPKDPKSVPCTQPPSAPQNLTVNFVDQSTVTLSWNPPNFLGGRTDIVYRVTCDMCGPSVVFMPNNEVFNDTKITISGLSPVTTYKFHVWAENGVSNLTSSENRQFVDIAVTTTEASVKSASVNNVRVMLVKASEITLSWDPPMASFFDSGDDDASVEVYEVKFYPRGDESNVSNKLTADRHMVFTALRPKTDYGFQVRAKTAHGWGEYSPTIYKTTGQLLGSGKNTQQQVQRKNGIKDDTAYIGDEDNMEVRIIAGATVAVVVVLVVVIIMTVLFLRSRSNDECNKKQPSDCDTLEYRNGEVTTPLFTQVGSTTSRSYIDPHTYEDPNQAVKEFAREIDASYITIEAIIGGGEFGDVCRGKLKVLGSPSVEVDVAIKTLKPGSTDKARNDFLTEASIMGQFEHPNVIFLQGVVTRSNPVMIITEYMENGSLDTFLRANDGKFQVLQLVGMLRGIASGMQYLSEMNYVHRDLAARNVLVNAQLVCKIADFGLSREIESTTEGAYTTRFSNFQGGKIPVRWTAPEAIAFRKFTSASDVWSFGIVVWEVMSYGERPYWNWSNQDVIKSIEKGYRLPAPMDCPETIYQLMLDCWQKERTHRPMFLSIVKTLDKLIRCPDTLRRIAQNRSVNPLSSDAPDMTQFGSVNEWLCSIKMARYLDNFEQAGIVSPKAVARLTVADLTALGITLVGHQKKIMNSIQAMRAQFSANLSEGFLV; from the exons TGGGTAGAAGAGAGCTACATAAATTTTGAAAAGGGCATCAACTGGCGGTCGTACGTCGTGTGCGATGTCACCAAGCAAAATGTCAACAATTGGGTGTGGACGCCTTTCATCGAGCGCGGTCTTGCCAATCTCATTTACATCGAAGTCAAGTTTACCATCCGAGACTGTTCGCTGTTCCCGGGGTACGCGCTCTCGTGCAAAGAAACGTTTTCACTGCTCTACTATGAGTTTGACGTGGCCACTAGGGAACCACCGCCTTGGGAACCCGACAGCTATAAATCTGTTG GTCGGATAGCCGCCGGTGAGGGGAGGTTCAACGCTAATAATGAAGTGGTGATCAATACTGAGACAAAAGCCGTGAAAGTTACCAAAAAAGGAGTGTACTTTGCCTTCAGGGACCAGGGTGCGTGCATTTCCATCATGGCCGTCAAG GTGTATTACATCGTGTGCCCAGAAGTTGTGATAAACTTTGCAAACTTCTCAGCTACTCCAACTGCTAGAGAACTTACCCAAATCGAACATGCCACAGGCAAATGTGTAGATAATGCTGAAGTGGTAGGAGGCGGTGCTCCAACTTACCTGTGCAAAGGAGACGGAAAATGGTATTTGCCGTCAGGTGGATGCAAGTGCAAAGCTGGTTTTGAAGCAGACATAGAAGCGCAAACTTGTATAA TCTGTCCTCCGGGCAAGTACAAATACGGCGTCGGGGACGACAAGTGTCAGCCGTGTCCGGCGCACAGCAAAGCACCCGACCAGGGGATGTCCGAGTGCAGGTGCAACACCGGATACTACAGGTCGCCCAAAGATCCGAAATCGGTACCGTGCACGC agCCGCCGTCAGCACCGCAAAACTTGACAGTCAACTTTGTGGACCAGTCGACTGTGACCCTGTCGTGGAACCCCCCGAACTTCCTCGGTGGCAGGACCGATATCGTGTACAGGGTGACGTGCGACATGTGCGGTCCGTCCGTTGTGTTCATGCCTAACAac GAGGTGTTCAACGATACCAAGATAACGATAAGTGGTTTGAGTCCGGTAACAACTTACAAGTTTCACGTATGGGCCGAAAACGGTGTCAGTAATCTCACGTCGTCCGAGAACCGGCAATTCGTCGACATAGCCGTGACCACTACCGAAGCTTCCGTGAAGTCCGCGTCTGTCAACAATGTTCGTGTCATGTTGGTCAAGGCGTCCGAGATCACGCTGTCTTGGGACCCGCCCATGGCGAGTTTCTTTGATTCTGGAGATGACGACGCTTCCGTCGAAGTGTACGAA GTGAAGTTCTATCCCCGAGGTGATGAGTCAAACGTCAGTAACAAACTCACCGCCGACAGGCATATGGTGTTTACGGCACTCAGGCCCAAGACGGACTACGGATTCCAGGTGCGAGCGAAGACCGCTCACGGCTGGGGCGAGTACAGCCCGACCATTTACAAAACGACGGGGCAATTGCTCGGAAGCGGTAAGAACACACAACAACAAGTCCAAAGAAAAAACGGGATTAAAGATGATACGG CCTACATCGGTGACGAAGACAACATGGAAGTTAGGATAATCGCAGGTGCCACGGTCGCGGTAGTGGTTGTCTTAGTGGTTGTCATCATCATGACGGTATTGTTCTTAAGGAG CCGGAGTAATGATGAATGTAACAAAAAACAACCAAGCGATTGCGACACGTTAGAATACAGAAACGGAGAAG TGACCACACCTCTGTTCACACAAGTTGGCTCGACCACGTCTAGATCGTATATTGACCCGCATACATACGAAGACCCGAATCAAGCAGTTAAAGAGTTCGCAAGAGAAATTGATGCTTCGTATATCACCATCGAAGCAATAATCG GTGGTGGAGAATTTGGGGACGTATGTCGGGGAAAATTAAAAGTTCTCGGATCTCCTTCCGTCGAAGTCGATGTAGCCATCAAGACTCTGAAACCTGGAAGTACGGACAAAGCCCGCAACGATTTTCTGACCGAGGCTTCAATCATGGGACAATTTGAACACCCCAATGTGATATTCCTACAAGGCGTTGTCACCCGATCAAACCCGGTGATGATTATCACCGAATACATGGAAAACGGTTCATTGGATACGTTTCTGAGA gcCAATGACGGAAAGTTTCAAGTCCTACAGTTGGTCGGCATGTTGCGGGGCATCGCGTCCGGCATGCAGTACCTCAGCGAAATGAACTACGTGCACCGTGACCTGGCTGCGCGCAACGTACTAGTCAACGCACAGCTGGTGTGCAAAATAGCAGATTTCGGTCTGAGCCGAGAGATCGAAAGCACTACCGAAGGGGCGTACACGACGAGG TTTTCGAATTTCCAGGGCGGTAAGATACCGGTCCGGTGGACCGCACCCGAAGCCATAGCGTTCCGTAAGTTCACCTCCGCGTCCGACGTATGGTCGTTCGGTATTGTAGTATGGGAGGTGATGTCGTACGGCGAACGTCCGTACTGGAACTGGAGTAACCAGGATGTAATCAAGTCCATCGAAAAAGGTTACCGGTTACCAGCGCCCATGGACTGTCCGGAAACCATATACCAGTTGATGTTGGACTGCTGGCAAAAGGAGAGAACGCACCGGCCTATGTTCTTGTCTATCGTAAAAACGCTCGACAAGCTCATAAGGTGTCCGGACACGCTCAGGCGAATCGCCCAGAATag GTCCGTAAACCCACTGAGCTCGGACGCGCCGGACATGACCCAATTCGGTTCGGTGAACGAGTGGCTGTGCTCGATAAAGATGGCCAGGTACCTGGACAACTTCGAACAGGCGGGCATCGTGAGCCCGAAAGCGGTAGCCCGACTGACTGTAGCTGACCTGACGGCGCTGGGCATCACGCTGGTCGGCCACCAGAAGAAGATCATGAACAGCATCCAGGCCATGCGGGCGCAGTTCTCGGCCAACCTGTCCGAGGGCTTTCTCGTGTGA
- the LOC132937857 gene encoding ephrin type-B receptor 1-B isoform X6, which produces MHKYHQQHHYGDSNHHHHRHNHHYINRHHRCCLTAVFLLLAVAIVSPGRAEHVVLLDTTTEPSLRWTTYPYGPDANAAGWVEESYINFEKGINWRSYVVCDVTKQNVNNWVWTPFIERGLANLIYIEVKFTIRDCSLFPGYALSCKETFSLLYYEFDVATREPPPWEPDSYKSVGRIAAGEGRFNANNEVVINTETKAVKVTKKGVYFAFRDQGACISIMAVKVYYIVCPEVVINFANFSATPTARELTQIEHATGKCVDNAEVVGGGAPTYLCKGDGKWYLPSGGCKCKAGFEADIEAQTCIICPPGKYKYGVGDDKCQPCPAHSKAPDQGMSECRCNTGYYRSPKDPKSVPCTQPPSAPQNLTVNFVDQSTVTLSWNPPNFLGGRTDIVYRVTCDMCGPSVVFMPNNEVFNDTKITISGLSPVTTYKFHVWAENGVSNLTSSENRQFVDIAVTTTEASVKSASVNNVRVMLVKASEITLSWDPPMASFFDSGDDDASVEVYEVKFYPRGDESNVSNKLTADRHMVFTALRPKTDYGFQVRAKTAHGWGEYSPTIYKTTGQLLGSAYIGDEDNMEVRIIAGATVAVVVVLVVVIIMTVLFLRSRSNDECNKKQPSDCDTLEYRNGEVHCNLDNPPIVATHTSSMTTPLFTQVGSTTSRSYIDPHTYEDPNQAVKEFAREIDASYITIEAIIGGGEFGDVCRGKLKVLGSPSVEVDVAIKTLKPGSTDKARNDFLTEASIMGQFEHPNVIFLQGVVTRSNPVMIITEYMENGSLDTFLRANDGKFQVLQLVGMLRGIASGMQYLSEMNYVHRDLAARNVLVNAQLVCKIADFGLSREIESTTEGAYTTRGGKIPVRWTAPEAIAFRKFTSASDVWSFGIVVWEVMSYGERPYWNWSNQDVIKSIEKGYRLPAPMDCPETIYQLMLDCWQKERTHRPMFLSIVKTLDKLIRCPDTLRRIAQNRSVNPLSSDAPDMTQFGSVNEWLCSIKMARYLDNFEQAGIVSPKAVARLTVADLTALGITLVGHQKKIMNSIQAMRAQFSANLSEGFLV; this is translated from the exons TGGGTAGAAGAGAGCTACATAAATTTTGAAAAGGGCATCAACTGGCGGTCGTACGTCGTGTGCGATGTCACCAAGCAAAATGTCAACAATTGGGTGTGGACGCCTTTCATCGAGCGCGGTCTTGCCAATCTCATTTACATCGAAGTCAAGTTTACCATCCGAGACTGTTCGCTGTTCCCGGGGTACGCGCTCTCGTGCAAAGAAACGTTTTCACTGCTCTACTATGAGTTTGACGTGGCCACTAGGGAACCACCGCCTTGGGAACCCGACAGCTATAAATCTGTTG GTCGGATAGCCGCCGGTGAGGGGAGGTTCAACGCTAATAATGAAGTGGTGATCAATACTGAGACAAAAGCCGTGAAAGTTACCAAAAAAGGAGTGTACTTTGCCTTCAGGGACCAGGGTGCGTGCATTTCCATCATGGCCGTCAAG GTGTATTACATCGTGTGCCCAGAAGTTGTGATAAACTTTGCAAACTTCTCAGCTACTCCAACTGCTAGAGAACTTACCCAAATCGAACATGCCACAGGCAAATGTGTAGATAATGCTGAAGTGGTAGGAGGCGGTGCTCCAACTTACCTGTGCAAAGGAGACGGAAAATGGTATTTGCCGTCAGGTGGATGCAAGTGCAAAGCTGGTTTTGAAGCAGACATAGAAGCGCAAACTTGTATAA TCTGTCCTCCGGGCAAGTACAAATACGGCGTCGGGGACGACAAGTGTCAGCCGTGTCCGGCGCACAGCAAAGCACCCGACCAGGGGATGTCCGAGTGCAGGTGCAACACCGGATACTACAGGTCGCCCAAAGATCCGAAATCGGTACCGTGCACGC agCCGCCGTCAGCACCGCAAAACTTGACAGTCAACTTTGTGGACCAGTCGACTGTGACCCTGTCGTGGAACCCCCCGAACTTCCTCGGTGGCAGGACCGATATCGTGTACAGGGTGACGTGCGACATGTGCGGTCCGTCCGTTGTGTTCATGCCTAACAac GAGGTGTTCAACGATACCAAGATAACGATAAGTGGTTTGAGTCCGGTAACAACTTACAAGTTTCACGTATGGGCCGAAAACGGTGTCAGTAATCTCACGTCGTCCGAGAACCGGCAATTCGTCGACATAGCCGTGACCACTACCGAAGCTTCCGTGAAGTCCGCGTCTGTCAACAATGTTCGTGTCATGTTGGTCAAGGCGTCCGAGATCACGCTGTCTTGGGACCCGCCCATGGCGAGTTTCTTTGATTCTGGAGATGACGACGCTTCCGTCGAAGTGTACGAA GTGAAGTTCTATCCCCGAGGTGATGAGTCAAACGTCAGTAACAAACTCACCGCCGACAGGCATATGGTGTTTACGGCACTCAGGCCCAAGACGGACTACGGATTCCAGGTGCGAGCGAAGACCGCTCACGGCTGGGGCGAGTACAGCCCGACCATTTACAAAACGACGGGGCAATTGCTCGGAAGCG CCTACATCGGTGACGAAGACAACATGGAAGTTAGGATAATCGCAGGTGCCACGGTCGCGGTAGTGGTTGTCTTAGTGGTTGTCATCATCATGACGGTATTGTTCTTAAGGAG CCGGAGTAATGATGAATGTAACAAAAAACAACCAAGCGATTGCGACACGTTAGAATACAGAAACGGAGAAG TGCATTGCAATTTGGACAATCCTCCCATAGTTGCCACTCACACTAGCAGCA TGACCACACCTCTGTTCACACAAGTTGGCTCGACCACGTCTAGATCGTATATTGACCCGCATACATACGAAGACCCGAATCAAGCAGTTAAAGAGTTCGCAAGAGAAATTGATGCTTCGTATATCACCATCGAAGCAATAATCG GTGGTGGAGAATTTGGGGACGTATGTCGGGGAAAATTAAAAGTTCTCGGATCTCCTTCCGTCGAAGTCGATGTAGCCATCAAGACTCTGAAACCTGGAAGTACGGACAAAGCCCGCAACGATTTTCTGACCGAGGCTTCAATCATGGGACAATTTGAACACCCCAATGTGATATTCCTACAAGGCGTTGTCACCCGATCAAACCCGGTGATGATTATCACCGAATACATGGAAAACGGTTCATTGGATACGTTTCTGAGA gcCAATGACGGAAAGTTTCAAGTCCTACAGTTGGTCGGCATGTTGCGGGGCATCGCGTCCGGCATGCAGTACCTCAGCGAAATGAACTACGTGCACCGTGACCTGGCTGCGCGCAACGTACTAGTCAACGCACAGCTGGTGTGCAAAATAGCAGATTTCGGTCTGAGCCGAGAGATCGAAAGCACTACCGAAGGGGCGTACACGACGAGG GGCGGTAAGATACCGGTCCGGTGGACCGCACCCGAAGCCATAGCGTTCCGTAAGTTCACCTCCGCGTCCGACGTATGGTCGTTCGGTATTGTAGTATGGGAGGTGATGTCGTACGGCGAACGTCCGTACTGGAACTGGAGTAACCAGGATGTAATCAAGTCCATCGAAAAAGGTTACCGGTTACCAGCGCCCATGGACTGTCCGGAAACCATATACCAGTTGATGTTGGACTGCTGGCAAAAGGAGAGAACGCACCGGCCTATGTTCTTGTCTATCGTAAAAACGCTCGACAAGCTCATAAGGTGTCCGGACACGCTCAGGCGAATCGCCCAGAATag GTCCGTAAACCCACTGAGCTCGGACGCGCCGGACATGACCCAATTCGGTTCGGTGAACGAGTGGCTGTGCTCGATAAAGATGGCCAGGTACCTGGACAACTTCGAACAGGCGGGCATCGTGAGCCCGAAAGCGGTAGCCCGACTGACTGTAGCTGACCTGACGGCGCTGGGCATCACGCTGGTCGGCCACCAGAAGAAGATCATGAACAGCATCCAGGCCATGCGGGCGCAGTTCTCGGCCAACCTGTCCGAGGGCTTTCTCGTGTGA